The following are from one region of the Anguilla rostrata isolate EN2019 chromosome 7, ASM1855537v3, whole genome shotgun sequence genome:
- the kazald2 gene encoding kazal-type serine peptidase inhibitor domain 2, producing the protein MTVARWAGRGQSRATRRVMEATGLALLLMAQLTDALPGRFDWRHGAGPRGGCGECRPEMCPVGGPPCPAGRVRDTCGCCWECGNREGQLCDLDSLSARFYGRCGEGLRCRSLPRRDRPGLTGESPQAQCVCARQEPLCGSDGKTYDNSCQLRAARYSQDKEVKLTVEHRGPCRAKPIIATPPRDIITLDGTDIIFGCEVSSYPMAVIEWRKEGNSIFLPADDSNMAVQAQGGPRRFELTGWLRIQKVRRADEGVYTCTAKNKFGEVSASARLQVVEKDAQLTHQLQKPQKGVYDLSDDEEDEDDEDYEGLSSGFTY; encoded by the exons ATGACAGTAGCAAGATGGGCCGGCAGGGGACAAAGCAGGGCCACCAGGCGTGTGATGGAGGCCACTGGACTGGCGCTGTTGCTCATGGCCCAGCTAACGGACGCCCTCCCTGGGCGGTTTGACTGGCGGCACGGGGCCGGGCCGCGCGGGGGCTGCGGGGAGTGCAGGCCGGAGATGTGCCCGGTGGGGGGGCCCCCCTGCCCGGCCGGGCGCGTGCGGGACACCTGCGGCTGCTGCTGGGAGTGCGGGAACAGAGAGGGCCAGCTGTGCGATCTGGACTCCCTCTCCGCCCGCTTCTACGGGCGCTGCGGGGAGGGCCTGCGGTGCCGTTCCCTGCCGCGCCGGGACCGGCCCGGGCTCACCGGGGAGAGCCCCCAGGCCCAGTGTGTCTGCGCCCGACAGGAGCCGCTCTGCGGCTCTGACGGGAAGACCTACGACAACAGCTGCCAGCTTCGCGCTGCTCGCTACAGTCAGGACAAGGAGGTCAAGCTGACAGTGGAGCACCGTGGGCCCTGCAGAGCCA AACCAATTATTGCCACTCCCCCCCGTGATATAATCACTCTGGATGGAACTGACATCATCTTCGGGTGTGAGGTTTCATCCTATCCAATGGCTGTGATTGAATGGAGGAAGGAGGGGAATAGCATCTTCCTTCCTGCTGATGACTCCAACATGGCCGTACAG GCACAAGGAGGACCCCGACGCTTTGAACTGACAGGCTGGCTCCGGATCCAGAAGGTCCGGAGGGCCGATGAGGGGGTATACACCTGCACCGCCAAGAACAAGTTCGGGGAGGTGTCCGCGTCAGCCAGATTGCAGGTTGTGGAGAAAG ACGCACAACTGACTCATCAGCtgcaaaaaccacaaaaaggAGTCTATGACCTTTCAGAtgatgaggaagatgaagacGATGAAGACTATGAGGGCTTGTCAAGTggatttacatattaa